A window of Sodalis praecaptivus genomic DNA:
GCCTGCGCATCGGCGATAACCAGCACTTCGGACGGCCCGGCGGGCATATCGATGGCGGCGCCGTCCAGACGCTGGCTGACCTGCCGTTTCGCTTCGGTGACCCAGGCATTGCCCGGGCCAAAAATTTTGTCCACTTTCGCGATGGACTCGGTGCCGAACGCCATGGCGGCAATGGCCTGCGCGCCGCCGACCTGGTAGATGTCTGCGACCCCGCATAGCGACGCCGCATACAGGATTTCATCGGCGATCGGCGGCGGCGAGCACAGGATCACCCGCCGGCAGCCGGCGATGCGCGCCGGCGTCGCCAGCATTAGCACCGTCGAAGGCAGCGGCGCGGAGCCGCCCGGGATGTAGAGCCCCACCGAAGCCACCGGCCGGGTCACTTGACGGCAGCGCACGCCCGGCATCGTTTCCACATCGACCTCCGGCAATTGCTGGGCGCGGTGAAAACGCTCGATGTTTGCCACCGCCACCGTCATCGCGCGTTTGATTTCCGGCGACAGCCGGCGGGCAGCCTGATCAACGGCCGCTTGCGTGACGCGCAGCTCGGGCGTCTCGGTGCAGTCAAAGCGGGCGTTAAGCGCGCGCAGCGCGTTGTCACCTTCCTGGCGAACCTGTTGCAGAATCGCGCCGACGGTGGCGCTGACGTCTGCCTGGGCATCGACCGCCGGGCGGGTCAACAGCCGCGCCTGCCCGGCGGCATCGCAATCGCGCCAGCGTATCGGTTGGGAAAAAACAGTGGCGGTCATGGCGTTACTCCATCATTTTTTCAATGGGCAGCACCAGTATTGAGCTGGCGCCGAGGGCCTTCAGGTTTTCCATGGTTTCCCAAAACAGGGTTTCGGTGCTGACCATATGCATCGCCACGCGGTGCTGATCGCCCGCCAGCGGCAGGACCGTCGGACGTTCGGCGCCAGGCAATAGGCTGATGATTTGATCCAACCGCTCGGTGGGGGCGTGCAGCATGATGTATTTCGATTCACGGGCTTGAATGACCCCCTGAATACGGATCAAAAGCTTATCCACCAGCGATTGCTTGGCCACCGACAGTTCGCCATCGCGCTGAATGAGGCAAGCCTTCGAGCGATAAATGACTTCCACCTCGCGCAGACCGTTAGCCTCGAGGGTGGCGCCTGTGGATACCAGATCGCAGATGGCATCGGCCAGGCCGGCCCGCGGCGCGACTTCCACCGAGCCGTTCAGCAGGCAAGATTTGAAAGTGATGTCGAGTTTATCCAGATATTGCTTGAGCAAATGCGGGTAGGAGGTGGCGATACGTTTACCGCGCAGGCATTCGGGACCGGTCCAGGGGACGTCGAGCGGCAGCGCCATCGACAACCGGCAGCCGCCGAAATCCAGCCTGCGCAGGGTGAAATAGCGGGGATCTTCCCCTTGTGCGCGCCGGGTCAGCAATTCCTCCTCCAGCACGTTTTCGCCGATGATGCCGAGATCCACCACGCCATCCATCACCAGGCCCGGAATATCGTCGTCGCGTACCCGCATGATATCAATCGGCATATTTTCAGCAAACGCCAGCAGGCGCTGCTGTTGCAGATTGATCTTTATGCCGCATTGCTCCAGCAACTGCTGCGATTCTTTGCTTAACCGGCCCGATTTCTGCATTGCTATCCGTAACCGTGTTTTGTCCAACATGATGTCCTCTGCCGTCTCTGAATTATTTATCCAAGCCAAAAAAAAACCCTCGGAAGATATCTTCCGAGGGCTCTCTCTGACATTCTGCGCCGCTGGAAGATTAGAACGTCTTCCAGCACTCATCGCCTGAAAGACTAGTCAGGGTGATGGTGATGATGATGGTTGATCAGAATGTTTGTCATTGCCTGTTCCACACGTCGCGTTACTGAATTTTCAGTAAACAATGCCGATAACCTAACCATGTTTGATGCAGAGTGCAACACTTTTTTGTGTCGCTACCCGGCGCTTTCGCCGCCGCAACGCGTTAAGCTTATCGTAAGCGGGAGAACAAAAGGGGAGCGGGCGCGATGAAAAAAGTGGCGATTGTCGGATTGGGCTGGCTGGGCATGCCGTTGGCGCTTTCTTTACTGGCCCGAGGTTATCAGGTGGTGGGGAGCAAAACGCGGCCGGACGGCGTCGAGGCGGCGCGCATGAGCGGGATAGAGTGTTATCAACTGAACTTGACGCCGCTGCCGGAGGCCGATCCGGACGATCTGGCGGCGCTGTTCCAGGCGGACGCCCTGATCATCACCTTGCCGGCTAGCCGCACGGTGGAGGGAGCGGACAATTATTTCCTGGCGGTCCAGCAGGTGGTGGACAGCGCGCTGGCGGCCGCGGTGCCGCGCATTATTTTCACCAGCTCGACGTCGGTGTATGGCGAAGGTTCCGGCGTGAAGCGCGAGGAAAGTCCGACCGCGCCGTGCTCGCCGGCGGGCATGTGTTTGGTTGAGCTGGAAAACTGGCTGCATCAATTGCCCCACACGTCGGTGGATATTCTGCGGCTGGCGGGGCTGGTGGGGCCGGGCCGCCACCCGGGGCGTTTCCTGGCGGGTAAACAGGGGCTGCCGGGCGGTGGGCAGGGCGTCAATCTGGTGCATCTGGCGGACGTTATCAGCGCCATTACCCTGTTGCTGCAACTGCCCCGCGGCGGTCATCGCTACAATTTATGCGCGCCGGGACATCCCGCAAAGCGTGATTATTACCCGGCGATGGCGCGCGCGTTAGGTCTCGCATCCCCCGTTTATCTGGCGGACGCCGGCGACGTCGAGGGGAAGATCATTGACGGCAGCCGGATTTGCAAAGAGCTGGGGTTCGACTATCTCTATCCCGATCCCGCCATGATGCCGATGGCCTGACGCGTCGTCTTCCGGCGCAGATTTGCCAGCCGGCGGCCTTACCGCTATGGTTGATGAGGGGCGTGGTTTTTTGTTGCGCCGCGCTCGGTTCGCGTTCGCGCGACGGCCACAGGCCTCTGAGGTAACCTATGGAAAATCTGGCAGATAGCCCGGCGGTTTTCGACCCCGGACCGACAGTGAGTCGAACCAGCGCGTTCCAGCGCGAAGTCGAGGCGTATCTGGAACGCTATCCCCATACCCGGCAGGTGGATCTCCTGCTGACGGATCTTAACGGTAGTTTTCGCGGTAAACGTGTTGCCCTCTCCAGCGTGCGCCATCTGCGGCGCGGTTTTTATTTCCCCGCTTCGGTGTATGCCATGACCGTGACCGGCAAGACGGTCGCAACGGCGGGCCTGGCCGGCGAGGACGGCGAACCTGACCTGCTGTGCCTGCCGCTCGCCGGCACCCTCACACCCTCCGCCGCCGATCCCACGCACTGCGCGCAGTTACAGCTAACCATGCGCGATCGTGACGGGAAGCCCTATGACGTCGAACCGCGCAACGTGCTAAATCGCCTCTGGCAACAGCTGCGTGTGCGCGGCATCTTTCCGGTGGTGGCGGCGGAGCTGGAATTTTATCTGGTAGACCGGCGGCGTAACGGGGCGCAGATGCCGCAACCGCCCCGCCAACCCGACGGCCGGCAGCGGGAAAATCAGCGCCAGGTTTACTCCCTGGACCGCCTGGACCACTATGGGGCAGTCCTTGACGATATCGCCCGGCTGGCGCGCCTTCAGGGACTGCCGACAGAGGGCGCGGTGGCGGAGTCCGCCCCGGGTCAGTTCGAGATTAACCTCGCCCATAGTGACCAGGTGCTACACGCCTGCGATCAGGCGCTACAGTTGAAACGGCTGGTGCGCCGGGTGGCGGAGCAGCACCGCCTGACCGCCACCTTTATGGCCAAACCCTATGAAGCCTGGACCGGCAGCGGCCTGCACATTCACCTCAGTTTGCGGGATGCCGCGGGCAACAACGGTTTACTGGACTCCCTGGGACGCCCGTCGCCGCTGATGGCGCGCGCTATCGCCGGGGTGCTGGATCTGCTGCCCGCGTCGATGGCGCTGCTGGCGCCCAACGTCAACGCCTTCCGGCGCTTTCAGCCGGGCGGCTATGTCCCGCTGCGCGCCAATTGGGGCGTTAACAATCGGACGGTGGCCGTGCGTATCCCCTGTAGCGATGCCGAGAATTATCGCCTGGAATATCGCGTCGCCGGGGCGGACGCCAACCCGTATCTGGTGGTGGCGGCCTTGCTGGCCGGTATAGTGCACGGGCTGGACGGCAATGCGCCGCTGCCGGCGAGGGTGCGCGGCGACGGCGCGCTGGCGGGGGGCACGCCGCTGCCGCTGCGCCAATGCGAAGCCCTGGCCCTGTTCGCCGACGATGTTCGCCTGCCCGCCCTGCTTGGTGAGCGTTTTTGCCGACTCTTCCATACCTGCAAAACCGCCGAACTGAGCGAGTTCGAGCGACGGGTGACGGCCACCGAAATCGATTGGATGCTGAACAACGCCTGATACGGCGCGTATTGCCATCTTGCCATCGCTGTAGCAAAATACCGCCCGCAAAAACAACCGGCGCCGAAAGGTGCCGGTTTTTTCATCGCTGTTACGCGCAAAGGTTGCATGCGCACGACATGACCGTCACCCGATGAGGCACCCTCGCGCGTGCATGAGGACGTAAATGAGTATGGGGCAGAAAGTTATGGCAGGGCAGGCGTCAGGCCAACGCGCTACGTTGAGAAAAACCCTGACCCTGTTTCAGGTGGTGATGATAGGCCTGGCCTACCTGCAGCCGATGACGTTGTTTGATACCTTCGGCATTGTCTCCGGCCTGACCGATGGACATGTGGCCACCGCCTATGCGGTGGCGCTTTGCGCCGTTCTCTTTACCGCGCTCAGCTACGGTAAACTGGTGCGCCGCTTCCCCTCGGCCGGGTCGGCGTATACTTATGCCCAGAAAGCCATCAGCCCAGGCGTAGGGTTTATGGTGGGCTGGTCGTCGCTGCTCGATTATCTCTTCATGCCGATGATCAACATCCTGTTGGCGAAAATTTACCTTCAGGCACTCTTCCCGTCGGTGCCGGCCTGGATATTCGTCGCCGGGCTGGTGGCGATGATGACGCTGTTCAATTTACGCGGCATCCGCTTGGTCGCCCATTTCAACAGCCTGATCGTGGTGCTGCAGGTGGCGATTATGGTGGTATTCCTGGGCCTGGTGATCCACGGGGTAATGCAGGGGGAAGGCCGCGGCACTTTAGTGAGCATCGCACCGTTTTGGTCTGAAAATGCGCATGTTATTCCCATGATTACCGGCGCCACGATCCTGTGCTTCTCGTTCCTGGGATTTGACGGCATCAGCTCATTGTCCGAAGAAACGCCGGATGCCGGACGGGTGATCCCACGGGCGATTTTCCTCACCGCGCTGATAGGCGGCGTGATTTTTATTATCGTCTCCTACTTTTTGCAGCTGTTCTTCCCGGATATCACGCGCTTCCAGCATCCAGACGCATCGCAGCCGGAAATTATGCTGTACGTCGCGGGTAAACTGTTTCAGTCGGTGGTGCTGTGTTTCTCCTGCGTCACGGTGCTGGCTTCCGGTATGGCCTCCCATGCGGGGGTGTCGCGTTTATTGTACGTCATGGGGCGCGACGGCGTTTTTCCGGTGCGATTTTTTGGTTTCGTGCATCCCACCTGGCGTACGCCGGCCCTCAACGTGCTGCTGGTCGGCCTGATTGCCCTGTCGGCGGTGTCGTTTGACCTGGTGACCGCGACCGCGCTGATTAATTTTGGCGCGTTGGTGGCATTCAGTTTCGTTAACCTGTCGGTCATCGCTCAATTCTGGTTGCGGGAGCAGCGGCGGCGCCGGTTACGCGATCACCTGCACTACTTGCTGCTGCCGCTGGTCGGCGTGCTGACGGTCGGCTTGCTGTGGCTCAACCTGGAGGCCAGCTCCATGAGGCTCGGGCTCTGTTGGGGCGCCGCGGGCGTGGCGTATCTGCTGTTGATGACGCGCGGTTTCCGCCGGGCGGTGCCGCAGTACCGTGAAGAGCTGGCGGGGTAGCGTTTCGCCCCCGCCTTGCCGTTACAACGTTTGCAAATAGTCAAACAGCGCGCGCAGCAGCCGCGCTTTTCGCTCATCCCCTTCATGGGCCTGATACAGCGTCTCCAATTGCTGTACATAGGCCGCCAGCCGCGGCTCGGTAAAGCGGGTCTTGCGGTGCTCCAGCCAGCGTAACTGCTCATCGTGATCCAAGGTGTGGGGGAAATTGCGCGCGCGGTAGCGAAACAGCAGCGGCTTAAGACGCGAGTCGACAAAGCTGATATCCAACGCCGGCAGGTTTTCCGGGGCGGTGGCTTGGATAATATTCATCGCGGCGCGATCGGCATCGCTAAAAAAACCGTCATACAACTGCGCATCCACGTCGTCCGAAGGAGGAAAGGGCGCGCTTTCGGCAAACAGCGCCACCACTTTTTCCCTGACTTCCGGACGGCGCCGCAGCCAGGTAAGGTTATCGAGACAGCGCTGGCGCTGGATGCCAAGCCGTTCAGCATCCAGCGGCCGCAGGGTGTTGGCGGGCGCCAGCACCGGGCATTTATTGAGATGTACCAGTTTGAGCGGTACCGCGGCATCTTCCCCCAGCGCGTCGCGCCGCGTGTACAGCCGGGTGCGCAACGCATCGCTGTCCAGATCCTCAAACACCTGCAAATCGCCGCTGAGATCGCAGACGATGAGGGCGTTGGGGTTATCGGGATGCCAGGCCAGGGGCGCAATCCAGGCGGTATTGCCCCGGGCGGCGCCGAACATACCAGACACATGGACCAGCGGTTTCATTGTGGCAATGTCCACCAGCGTCTTTAACTGATGCTTGCCGCGGTGGCGGTAAAGATATTCAAACAGCTTCGGCTGCGCCTGGCGCAGCAATTTGGCCATCGCCAGGGTCGCGTAGACATCGGCCATGGCGTCATGGGCATTGGCATGTTCAATCCCGTTGGCGCGGGTCAAATGCTCCAGGCGAAAGCTGGGCAGACCCTGGTCATTCAACGGCCATTCAATGCCGTCGGGACGCAGGGCGTAGCAGGCGCGCACGACATCCAGTAGGTCCCAGCGGGAATTCCCCTGCTGCCAGCTCCAGCCGTAAGGATCGTAAAAGTTGCGGTAAAACAGGTTGCGGCTGACTTCATCGTCGAAGCGCACATTGTTATAACCCAGTATGCAGGTAGCGGGCACGCTAAATAATTGGTGGATACGACGGGCAAATTCCGCTTCGGTGACACCGTCACGCAACGCCTGCTGAGGCGTGATCCCGGTAATGAGCACCGCCTCCGGCTCCGGTAGATAATCGTCGGCCGGGCGGCAAAAAAACACTTCCGGCTCGCCTAAGGTCTCGAACTGGCTATCGGCGCGAATACCTGCGAACTGCGCCGGACGGTCTAGGGCGGGGTGTTTACCGAACGTTTCATAATCGTGGACCAGAAATGTGGGCTGTGCTAACGGATTAGCCATGGCGTGGTCCCCTCCTTTTAGGGTAGTGGCTTCCTTCATCGGTCATGTTTAAGACGTCCAGTATGTACACGGGGTTCCCTGTCGCGTGGTGTTGATGTTGAGATCATTGCGCCTCCCGGACCCGGTCACCAGGGCTACCATCGACGGGGGGCAAGGCGGTTATCACCGTGATCTTCCGTCATGGTAACGCATCTTTGGTGATGGCTGAAACGTTGACTCGCGTCCCGCAGTCGCCCAGCTTCTCGCTGTAGGGATTAACTTCTGTCGGTACGCCGGGAGGGAGGGCTTAACAGCACAGAGAGGCCCGTATTACCTTTTGCGAGGCCATCGGACAATGTTTTCCCCGCGATTTTAATTTAATCAGTCTGTTGTCGCGGCGTACCGGGTGGATTCACCCGCAGGACAACTTACATTAACCCGATTTATGCCGGCGCCAGCTTCATCCCCGGGCATTTACTTTATAGTTAATAGACGGTCTTCGGTAGCTTAGGTCCCAGAGCGGGACGGGTGCTGGCCGGAGCACGATAACTACAGTGCGCCCGGAAGGAACCGCAGGAAATAAAACAACGCGTCAGCATAAAAACGGAATATTACCTGTTCTTCAACCGATTTGGACGCGAGATGCCCGTGTCCGCTGCTAAATAAAGGGTGATAGTGATGACGTTTGAACAATTATTACAGGTGCTCTCTGTGGAAACCCATTTAAATCTCGACGAAGCGATTGACAGCGGGGGTTGCACGTTGGAATTCGATAAGCATATCCGGGTGACGTTGGAGCATCATAATGGCTGCGTCTATATTTTCTCGCCGGTCATGGCAATCACCGGTGAATTGTCGGGGGAGTTTTTCGCCTCTTTGTTACAGGTACAGCTATTTGGTATTGCCACGCACCGCTGTTGGTTTGGTTATGATGTGGGCGGCCAGCGTATTATCCTGTTTTTCCTGATGGATTTAGCTTACAACAGCGCGCAAAGCGCGCTGGAAAATATCGAGAATCTGATCGACCAATCCCATTACTGGCTCAAAACCTTGCCGGATATCGCTTGCCATCTTGGTGCTCAAGGTGGCGCTCCGCGGCCGGCAAACCACTTTGCACCGAGGTAAGTATGGAACCTGTCTCCCGCGCCGGTTTTGTTCTGCGCACCGCCACCTATGCCCTACTGGATAAGGCGACTTGGCTGGATACGTTGGCGAGCCGTATCTCGCGCGGTAGCATGAACCGAGATCGCCTGGCTTCTCGCTTGGTTGCCGACATGATGCATCTGGGCGGCGCTGCACTACACCAAACCCCCACGTTTAGAGATTACGACGCCGAGCTGGTCGCGTTCGGTCGCTCGGCCTTGTTGGCTGAAACCCACCAGCAATTTAAAGATGGCGCGGCGAATTTCGTGCGGCGTCTGCTGGCGTCCCGCGACTGTCAACCTTGGCTCCAGACGGTGGCCGCCTCCCTCACCGAGCTGCTGCCGCCGGAGGTGGCGGATCATCCCTTGGAACGGGTTCTAACGGCGTTGAGCCGCCAGGAGAACGGCGAGGCGGTGCTCAGAATGGGACTGCGCAATGCGTTGGCGGGGGTGGTCGGCGGGCGCCTGCTCACCGCGCCGTTAATGTCGGCGTTAAAGCGGGCAATACTGGATAATGGCAAGTATCCGCCCACGTTTTATGGCCATCATGCGGCCGCCTGGTATTTACGCCGGTTGCTGGCGCCTGACGATCATAGTCCGTTGAGCCCGCCCGTCAGCGCCTGGCTTATCGCGTCGGGGGGAGACTTATTCCGTTCGCTGTATCGACAAAAGGGCCTCCTCTATCAGCGTCTGGGCATCCAGCCGGCGGCGAGCGATATCGGGACTCTGTTTGTCCAAGGCTTCCCCTGCACGATCAAAGCCACCGCCGACATGACGCCGGCGGCGCTGACCCGTTTGGTGCTGAAAGCCTATGTGAGCGGCCGTTTGCCGGCGCTTGAGACGTCGTTGGCCACGCTGCCGACGTCGGTCGGCCAGGCTTTCCGCCAGCAGCGGGACACTCTCTTGGCGTTCATCGGCCGTTTGCCGGACGCGGAAATTACCGCCACCGCCGGCCTGCCGGATGAAATCACCGCGGTGACCGCCACTTTAGCGCGGGAAATCGCGCCGGCAGATAAACGTCCCCTTGATAAA
This region includes:
- the hisD gene encoding histidinol dehydrogenase, translating into MTATVFSQPIRWRDCDAAGQARLLTRPAVDAQADVSATVGAILQQVRQEGDNALRALNARFDCTETPELRVTQAAVDQAARRLSPEIKRAMTVAVANIERFHRAQQLPEVDVETMPGVRCRQVTRPVASVGLYIPGGSAPLPSTVLMLATPARIAGCRRVILCSPPPIADEILYAASLCGVADIYQVGGAQAIAAMAFGTESIAKVDKIFGPGNAWVTEAKRQVSQRLDGAAIDMPAGPSEVLVIADAQANPAFVAADLLSQAEHGPDSQVILLTPDASLAQRVALETERQLQSLSRAAIARQALASSRLIITADLAECVAISNRYGPEHLIIQTRDAERWVEEITSAGSIFLGDWSPESAGDYASGTNHVLPTYGYTATCSSLGLADFQKRMTVQELTPAGLLALAPTVETLAQAERLTAHKNAISLRVAALKEQQ
- the hisG gene encoding ATP phosphoribosyltransferase — translated: MLDKTRLRIAMQKSGRLSKESQQLLEQCGIKINLQQQRLLAFAENMPIDIMRVRDDDIPGLVMDGVVDLGIIGENVLEEELLTRRAQGEDPRYFTLRRLDFGGCRLSMALPLDVPWTGPECLRGKRIATSYPHLLKQYLDKLDITFKSCLLNGSVEVAPRAGLADAICDLVSTGATLEANGLREVEVIYRSKACLIQRDGELSVAKQSLVDKLLIRIQGVIQARESKYIMLHAPTERLDQIISLLPGAERPTVLPLAGDQHRVAMHMVSTETLFWETMENLKALGASSILVLPIEKMME
- a CDS encoding SDR family oxidoreductase; the protein is MKKVAIVGLGWLGMPLALSLLARGYQVVGSKTRPDGVEAARMSGIECYQLNLTPLPEADPDDLAALFQADALIITLPASRTVEGADNYFLAVQQVVDSALAAAVPRIIFTSSTSVYGEGSGVKREESPTAPCSPAGMCLVELENWLHQLPHTSVDILRLAGLVGPGRHPGRFLAGKQGLPGGGQGVNLVHLADVISAITLLLQLPRGGHRYNLCAPGHPAKRDYYPAMARALGLASPVYLADAGDVEGKIIDGSRICKELGFDYLYPDPAMMPMA
- a CDS encoding glutamine synthetase family protein, translating into MENLADSPAVFDPGPTVSRTSAFQREVEAYLERYPHTRQVDLLLTDLNGSFRGKRVALSSVRHLRRGFYFPASVYAMTVTGKTVATAGLAGEDGEPDLLCLPLAGTLTPSAADPTHCAQLQLTMRDRDGKPYDVEPRNVLNRLWQQLRVRGIFPVVAAELEFYLVDRRRNGAQMPQPPRQPDGRQRENQRQVYSLDRLDHYGAVLDDIARLARLQGLPTEGAVAESAPGQFEINLAHSDQVLHACDQALQLKRLVRRVAEQHRLTATFMAKPYEAWTGSGLHIHLSLRDAAGNNGLLDSLGRPSPLMARAIAGVLDLLPASMALLAPNVNAFRRFQPGGYVPLRANWGVNNRTVAVRIPCSDAENYRLEYRVAGADANPYLVVAALLAGIVHGLDGNAPLPARVRGDGALAGGTPLPLRQCEALALFADDVRLPALLGERFCRLFHTCKTAELSEFERRVTATEIDWMLNNA
- a CDS encoding APC family permease; this translates as MGQKVMAGQASGQRATLRKTLTLFQVVMIGLAYLQPMTLFDTFGIVSGLTDGHVATAYAVALCAVLFTALSYGKLVRRFPSAGSAYTYAQKAISPGVGFMVGWSSLLDYLFMPMINILLAKIYLQALFPSVPAWIFVAGLVAMMTLFNLRGIRLVAHFNSLIVVLQVAIMVVFLGLVIHGVMQGEGRGTLVSIAPFWSENAHVIPMITGATILCFSFLGFDGISSLSEETPDAGRVIPRAIFLTALIGGVIFIIVSYFLQLFFPDITRFQHPDASQPEIMLYVAGKLFQSVVLCFSCVTVLASGMASHAGVSRLLYVMGRDGVFPVRFFGFVHPTWRTPALNVLLVGLIALSAVSFDLVTATALINFGALVAFSFVNLSVIAQFWLREQRRRRLRDHLHYLLLPLVGVLTVGLLWLNLEASSMRLGLCWGAAGVAYLLLMTRGFRRAVPQYREELAG
- the sbcB gene encoding exodeoxyribonuclease I, with translation MANPLAQPTFLVHDYETFGKHPALDRPAQFAGIRADSQFETLGEPEVFFCRPADDYLPEPEAVLITGITPQQALRDGVTEAEFARRIHQLFSVPATCILGYNNVRFDDEVSRNLFYRNFYDPYGWSWQQGNSRWDLLDVVRACYALRPDGIEWPLNDQGLPSFRLEHLTRANGIEHANAHDAMADVYATLAMAKLLRQAQPKLFEYLYRHRGKHQLKTLVDIATMKPLVHVSGMFGAARGNTAWIAPLAWHPDNPNALIVCDLSGDLQVFEDLDSDALRTRLYTRRDALGEDAAVPLKLVHLNKCPVLAPANTLRPLDAERLGIQRQRCLDNLTWLRRRPEVREKVVALFAESAPFPPSDDVDAQLYDGFFSDADRAAMNIIQATAPENLPALDISFVDSRLKPLLFRYRARNFPHTLDHDEQLRWLEHRKTRFTEPRLAAYVQQLETLYQAHEGDERKARLLRALFDYLQTL
- a CDS encoding type III secretion system chaperone produces the protein MTFEQLLQVLSVETHLNLDEAIDSGGCTLEFDKHIRVTLEHHNGCVYIFSPVMAITGELSGEFFASLLQVQLFGIATHRCWFGYDVGGQRIILFFLMDLAYNSAQSALENIENLIDQSHYWLKTLPDIACHLGAQGGAPRPANHFAPR